One genomic segment of Bombina bombina isolate aBomBom1 chromosome 4, aBomBom1.pri, whole genome shotgun sequence includes these proteins:
- the LOC128657981 gene encoding gastrula zinc finger protein XlCGF26.1-like → TGTFANCSYPSNGQSADAFFSLLQNQRSQVGNLCSECGKCFTDKSYLFDHLKSHTGNKAFSCSDCGKTFTRKSDLTDHQKIHAGEKAFSCSDCGKYFTRKSYLIMHHKIHTGEKAFTCSDCGKCFTQKSHLIMHHKIHTGEKAFSCSECGKSFTRKSNLIDHEKIHTGEKAFSCSECGKSFTLKSYLIMHHKIHTGEKAFTCSDCGKCFTQKSTLIDHQKIHTGKKAFSCSDCGKCFTRKSYLIMHHKIHTGEKAFSCSDCGKCFTRKSYLIMHHKIHTGEKEFSCSECGKCFTRKSYLIMHHKIHTGEKEFSCSECGKCFTRKSYLIMHHKIHTGEKEFSCSECGKCFTRKSNLFMHHKIHTGEKEFSCSYCGKCYTRKSSFINHQKIHIGEKTFSCSD, encoded by the coding sequence ACAGGTACATTCGCAAACTGCAGTTATCCTAGTAATGGTCAGAGTGCAGATGCTTTTTTCAGTCTTCTCCAAAATCAAAGAAGTCAAGTAGgaaatttatgttctgaatgtgggaaatgtttcacaGATAAATCATATCTTTTTGACCATCTGAAATCTCATACAGGaaataaagcattttcatgttctgactgtggaaaaacTTTTACTCGAAAATCAGATCTTActgatcatcagaaaattcatgcaggagagaaagcattttcatgttctgactgtgggaaatattttactcggaaatcatatcttattatgcatcataaaattcacacaggagaaaaagcatttacatgttctgactgtgggaaatgttttactcagaaatcacatcttattatgcatcacaaaattcacacaggagaaaaagcattttcatgttctgaatgtggaaaatctTTTACTCGGAAATCAAACCTTATTGATCatgagaaaattcatacaggagagaaagcattttcatgttctgaatgtggaaaatcttttactctgaaatcatatcttattatgcatcacaaaattcacacaggagaaaaggcatttacatgttctgactgtgggaaatgttttactcagaaatcaactcttattgatcatcagaaaattcatacaggaaagaaagcattttcatgttctgactgtgggaaatgttttactcggaaatcgtATCTTATTATgcatcacaaaattcacacaggagaaaaagcattttcatgttctgactgtgggaaatgttttactcggaaatcatatcttattatgcatcacaaaattcacacaggagaaaaagaattttcatgttctgaatgtgggaaatgttttactcggaaatcgtATCTTATTATgcatcacaaaattcacacaggagaaaaagaattttcatgttctgaatgtgggaaatgttttactcggaaatcatatcttattatgcatcacaaaattcacacaggagaaaaagaattttcatgttctgaatgtgggaaatgttttactcggaaatcaaatcTTTTTATgcatcacaaaattcacacaggagaaaaagaattttcatgttcttaCTGTGGGAAATGTTATACTCGGAAATCATCTTTTAttaatcatcagaaaattcatataggAGAGAAAactttttcatgttctgactga